The Glycine max cultivar Williams 82 chromosome 12, Glycine_max_v4.0, whole genome shotgun sequence genome window below encodes:
- the LOC100527881 gene encoding uncharacterized protein LOC100527881: MVSSVYTLMCVLHSTIALTCGALMIFYSKEISVLGHGSETASKLQGTTPHDQLLIDTSDSFSGLLLFTIGFLLLMVAFVKDRDFQSFFAKGCVMLHISMAVWRFFFERKLGDLAHEWPRHAVGDIALAFSWVFFLVYTWREKYD; the protein is encoded by the coding sequence ATGGTTTCTTCTGTATATACCCTTATGTGTGTTCTTCATTCCACAATAGCTCTTACTTGTGgagctttgatgatattctaCTCCAAAGAGATCTCTGTGCTTGGCCACGGATCGGAGACCGCGAGCAAGCTTCAAGGGACAACACCCCATGATCAGCTTCTGATTGACACCTCTGATTCCTTCTCTGGCTTGTTGTTGTTCACAATAGGATTCCTTCTCTTGATGGTTGCTTTTGTTAAGGACAGAGACTTTCAGAGTTTCTTTGCCAAAGGGTGTGTGATGCTTCACATTTCCATGGCAGTATGGAGATTCTTCTTTGAGAGGAAGCTTGGGGATCTTGCACATGAGTGGCCTAGGCATGCTGTTGGGGACATTGCATTGGCCTTTTCATGGGTCTTTTTTCTTGTGTACACATGGAGAGAGAAATATgattag